In Populus nigra chromosome 10, ddPopNigr1.1, whole genome shotgun sequence, the following proteins share a genomic window:
- the LOC133704118 gene encoding uncharacterized protein LOC133704118: MGCGKSKHDVAAGNTITRKKSDVGSNKSNYKDLEPTVNASILEEQKEKQIPSQESSKKVVAGVRDVNVMVVAGVQDGNVEAVASEQDANVEAVPVVQDANVEVVASEQDANVEAVPVVQDANVEGVASEQDANVEAVAVVQDANVEVVASEQDANVEAVAVVQDANVEVVASEQDANVEAVPVVQDANVEVVAVVQDIANEKEELKGGGKDVEIKEESVVEKQEPGKLISEESSDNVSEGKSEESLSNEIAKLDDVAKETLVEKETKQEAENEEPQAMKQENADKEPEVANPITAELEVANPITAELEVASPTTN, encoded by the exons atgggTTGTGGAAAATCAAAACATGATGTTGCAGCTGGAAACACCATCACCCGTAAGAAATCTGATGTGGGTAGCAACAAAAGCAATTATAAGGACTTGGAGCCTACAGTCAACGCAAGCATATTGgaggaacaaaaagaaaagcaaattcCTAGCCAAGAGTCATCAAAAAAGGTTGTCGCTGGTGTTCGGGATGTAAATGTAATGGTTGTTGCTGGTGTTCAGGATGGAAATGTAGAGGCTGTCGCTAGTGAACAAGATGCAAATGTAGAGGCTGTCCCTGTTGTACAGGATGCAAATGTAGAGGTTGTCGCTAGTGAACAAGATGCAAATGTAGAGGCTGTCCCTGTTGTACAGGATGCAAATGTAGAGGGTGTCGCTAGTGAACAAGATGCAAATGTAGAGGCTGTCGCTGTTGTGCAGGATGCAAATGTAGAGGTTGTCGCTAGTGAACAAGATGCAAATGTAGAGGCTGTCGCTGTTGTGCAGGATGCAAATGTAGAGGTTGTCGCTAGTGAACAAGATGCAAATGTAGAGGCTGTCCCTGTTGTACAGGATGCAAATGTAGAGGTTGTTGCTGTTGTACAGGATATTGCGAATGAGAAAGAAGAATTGAAGGGAGGAGGAAAAGATGTGGAGATTAAAGAAGAAAGTGTTGTCGAGAAGCAGGAACCAGGAAAGTTGATTTCAGAAGAGTCGTCAGATAACGTTTCTGAGGGAAAGTCTGAGGAGAGTTTGTCAAATGAGATTGCTAAATTGGATGATGTTGCCAAGGAAACATTGGTtgagaaagaaacaaaacaagaagcAGAAAATG AAGAGCCTCAAGCCATGAAGCAAGAGAATGCTGACAAGGAGCCAGAAGTTGCAAACCCTATAACTGCTGAGCTAGAAGTTGCAAACCCTATAACTGCTGAGCTAGAAGTTGCAAGCCCTACTACAAATTAA